A window of Synergistaceae bacterium genomic DNA:
AGCCAACTATGCTTGCCTTCGTGCGGCTCCAACCAAAAATATCCATTGAGTTGGCAATTATATGCTCGAATACGGCTACTACAGTGGATAGAACTGCGAATCCCATAAACAGGAAAAACAGTGAACACCAAAGCTGGCCGTACGGCATGTTGTTAAACATGTTGGGAAGCAGAATAAATATTAATCCAGGACCTGACCCTACGTCGACACCGTAGGCGAAACAGGCAGGAAATATCACCAAGCCCGCAACAAATGCTACGAATGTATCGAGAGTGACTACCCATATGGTCTCACCTGTCAAAGAACGCTCTTTGCCAATATAGCTTCCGAAAATAGCCATACTGCCTATTCCCAAACTCAAAGTGAAGAAAGATTGACCAAGTGCGGCGTATACGCTTGTCCACAGTCCATGCTCCGTAAGTTTGCCAAGATTCGGTTTAAGGTAGAATTCAAGTCCTGCACTTGCACCGGGGAGTGTCATAGAACGAATTGCCAAAAGCAGCATACTAGTGATAAGGCCTACCATCATGATCTTTGTTATACGTTCCACTCCGTTGCGAAGTCCGATTATGCAAATTAGAATGCCCAACAGGACAACTACGAACATCCAAAAAACCAGCGTACCCGGATTTGCAAGCATTGCCGTGAAGAATGCCGCTGTTTCTTCCTGCGGCAGAACGCTTAGTTTTCCCACAATGCTATACCAAAGATATGCGAATATCCAACCACTTACCGTGGTGTAGAACATCATCAAAATATAGTTGCCGGCCAAAGCCGCGTAACCAAAAACAGACCATTTTTTATCTGTTGGTTTTAACGTTTTAAAAGATGTAGCCACGCTTCTTTGTGATGCTCTTCCTACTGCAAATTCCATGACCATAATGGGAGCACAAAGAAAAACAAGGAAAAATAGATAAATTAATACAAATGCAGCTCCACCATATTTTCCTACTATATAAGGGAAGCGCCATGCGTTGCCAAGCCCTATTGCACAACCGGCAGATAAAAATATAAAACCTAAACGACTAGCAAGTGTTTCTCGTTGATTATTTGTACTCAACACTCTTCCTCCTAATTAGTTTCTAATCAGTTTTTGTATTTTTTAATATGCTTTAGCAAAGATAGCCTTGCGGGCACCCTCTTTACCTGTATAGAAACATTTCCCCGTTTCACCTTTATATTCGTTGGGGAAACATCTTGGAGTGGCACCGGTCAAAGCTTTAATTTCTTTTTCATCTTCTCTCGTTCCGGCAAAGTAGACTTCAACGAATCCTCCGTCGGAATCTATTACTTTTTTAAATTCGTCCAAAGTGGAGACTTCTGTTGTATTTTCTTTTCTTAAATTTAGAGCACGTTCAAACAGAGAGTTTTGAATATCTTCAAGAAGTTCTGGAAGTGCGGTTTCTATGTTTTTCCAGAGAATATCTGTTTTTTCTCCTGTATCTCTGCGGACTACGCGCAATTTTTCTCCTTCAAGCTCTTTTTCACCGAGCTCCAGTCTAACGGGAACTCCTTTTTGCAAATGGTAAAAGAATCTGTCTCCGGGGCGCAGATGGAATTGAGTATCGACTTCTATATATCGTCCGTGTAATACTTTATTTAATGTAGCTTTCAGTTCCTGAGCCTTGGGAAGAAGTTCTTTATTTAATTTATCTTCGTCAGAGGATATAGGAATAATTACTGCTTTTGTCGGAGCAATGCGGGGAGGTATAACCAATCCATCATTGTCGGAGTGAGTCATTATCAGTGCGCCGATTAGCCTTGCAGAAACACCCCAGCTGGTCGTATATGCATATTCCAGCTCTCCCTCTTTATTCTGGAACTGAATATCAAAAGCTTTTGCAAAGTTTTGTCCAAGATAGTGGCTTGTGCCTGCTTGCAAAGCTTTTTTGTCGCTCATCATCGTTTCGCAAGTATAGGTGACATCTGCACCGGGGAAGCGTTCGCCTTCAGTTTTCTCTCCCGTTACTACGGGAAGAGCGAGATAATCCACCATAATTCGACGGTAGACTTCCAGCATTGTTTCCGCTACTTTTACTGCTTCCTCTTTTGTGGCGTGAGCGGTATGTCCCTCCTGCCAAAGAAATTCAGAAGTGCGTAAAAAAAGCCGGGGACGCATTTCCCAGCGAACAACTGAACACCACTGATTTATAAGAATTGGAAGATCTCTCCAGGACTGCACCCATTTACTGTACATATGTCCGATGATTGTCTCTGAAGTGGGGCGTATTACGAGAGCTTCTTCAAGCTTTTCTCCACCTGCGTGAGTGACGACAGCACATTCAGGAGCGAATCCCTCTACAT
This region includes:
- a CDS encoding sodium-dependent transporter, whose product is MSTNNQRETLASRLGFIFLSAGCAIGLGNAWRFPYIVGKYGGAAFVLIYLFFLVFLCAPIMVMEFAVGRASQRSVATSFKTLKPTDKKWSVFGYAALAGNYILMMFYTTVSGWIFAYLWYSIVGKLSVLPQEETAAFFTAMLANPGTLVFWMFVVVLLGILICIIGLRNGVERITKIMMVGLITSMLLLAIRSMTLPGASAGLEFYLKPNLGKLTEHGLWTSVYAALGQSFFTLSLGIGSMAIFGSYIGKERSLTGETIWVVTLDTFVAFVAGLVIFPACFAYGVDVGSGPGLIFILLPNMFNNMPYGQLWCSLFFLFMGFAVLSTVVAVFEHIIANSMDIFGWSRTKASIVGFFTLFALSLPCALGFNVWSSFAPLGAGTSVLDLEDFIVSNNILPLGSLAYLIFCTTRYGWGWDNFIAEADAGIGMKFPKFLRYYLVYCVPLIFIVIFVYNYAEKFFK
- a CDS encoding proline--tRNA ligase → MAKNITPKEQDYSQWYLDVIKVGELADYAPVRGCMVVRPTGYAIWEMIQKYFDDAFKETGHVNASFPLLIPESFLAKEAEHVEGFAPECAVVTHAGGEKLEEALVIRPTSETIIGHMYSKWVQSWRDLPILINQWCSVVRWEMRPRLFLRTSEFLWQEGHTAHATKEEAVKVAETMLEVYRRIMVDYLALPVVTGEKTEGERFPGADVTYTCETMMSDKKALQAGTSHYLGQNFAKAFDIQFQNKEGELEYAYTTSWGVSARLIGALIMTHSDNDGLVIPPRIAPTKAVIIPISSDEDKLNKELLPKAQELKATLNKVLHGRYIEVDTQFHLRPGDRFFYHLQKGVPVRLELGEKELEGEKLRVVRRDTGEKTDILWKNIETALPELLEDIQNSLFERALNLRKENTTEVSTLDEFKKVIDSDGGFVEVYFAGTREDEKEIKALTGATPRCFPNEYKGETGKCFYTGKEGARKAIFAKAY